Part of the Vigna unguiculata cultivar IT97K-499-35 chromosome 3, ASM411807v1, whole genome shotgun sequence genome, TCATCAGACATCGCTGCTGGAATACAGTGTGTTGCAAGAATATCAAGAGTAGTTGCTTTTGCAGTCTTTGTGCGAAGGACCACTATCTGCATTCAAGACGGTTAGTTAGTTTAGTTATAAAGCTACTTCCATTTTCACACAAGCACATAAAACGGGGAAGGGTGGCTAGGGAACCTGATCATAATCTAGATCGAATTTTAGATATTCATCATTGCAGCTCTCTACCATAGTGGCCAAGCTCTTCAGGTTTTTCACTGGTTTACCATTGAAAGCGAGGACCTTCATATCAGAAAAAAAAGCGGTAAATAATTGAGTGGTTAAGCCAATATAGCTGTTAGCAAGGAAAGCAAAAAATGGAACATAACCATTAACAACCTGGATGTTAACAATATCTTCATATCCAATGTTGATATCAGCCACGAGCACCTTCAAAGTGTCAAAGAGATAATCTCACTTTCATAAGATCCTTAGGAGAAACAGCAGAAAGAAAAGACCGACAGAAGACATACCTGAGAGACCACAACAAGTTGTTCATCTGGTGATTGTGGCATTGAATGCAGCAATTTATCCAAAAGCTTTACTGGAGCTTCATATTCATAATCCTTTCCATACTGTTCATAGAAGATAAAATGGGATGTAAAAGAATGGCTCCATCCACAAGAAAGTTAGCAAATGCAAGTTGAACAAATGAATTTACTAGTCAGTGCCAGAAGTGAAGTAAATAAAAGAAGGTACAAGGTACTATATACACTCTCAAGTAATGAAACTTTAGAGTGAAACCTATATacttataatttcaaaattttacatGTCAATATTACTGAAATAATGACAACTTTCTATTGCAATAAACACAATCACCAGCTCCAACTTTTATACAGCACCACATTCCTTGCACAGAAACTATTACATGGcatgatatttttttacatatttctacaaaatccaaattattctgcataacatttttatagatattaaataattttaatttctaagcAACTCAATGTTCTCATCAATCATGATACCGTGTTTCATGCAGCAATAATGAATATTTTCCACTTGGGCATGGATATGCCTCAAGTTCAAATTGCAGATCAGGTTAAGTTTGTCGAGTTCACAAACGTACTAAACCTTCACTTGGAAGAAGAAACTTTGGAAGAGCATCCATATCAATTAAACAATAGTTAAACAAACAGCATCACCCAAGACACCCAATAGCTGATATATATTAAGGCATAGGGATACTGGATTAACCACTGACCTCAGAACGAAGATATGGAACTGAAACTGTTGTAAAAACAAATCCAGCAATTATATAATACGAGGGAGGCTTGCCCTTGCTATGTGATGGAATAAGCCTTCTGTGAGTTTCgagtttaatgtcaaattttaaaatgttcgCATTTCGCATTACTTCAATTGCTGCATTATCCCCAGTATATTTCTGTGAGATGAGATAACTGAAGCCAATGCGCTCTCCATGTCGAAATGGAACTGAAAAGAATACCCAAAACCAAGAGTTTACAACATTATGAACTGTTAAACTCAAATctttgatatattatatattggcCATAGGAATGGCTTATTATATTAAGCCAAAATTATTGCtaactaaaacaaaacaaatacagaAAAAATAGCACACCAATATAGACAGTTACTATGACAAAGGATCTAGAATTCATACAGTAATGTACTATGACTAACAGAGATGGCAAAGTTTTGTTACTACTTGTCTTATCTAAATTGAAATCAGTAACACAAAACCTTAACCACAAAATAAATCTAATCCAAATGGAAAAAGTAGACAGATCTGGAGAGAAATACACTCCATCAATTCTATCCAATATTGAGTTTTGACATTCCTTAAAAAAGGGTCCTAGGAGTTAAGTTCTTTTACCAACGCACGTTTTGTCATAAAAACAACAGTTTATGTAAAAGACAGAAATTTGGTAGCGTGCTGAGGAGCTGAGTGTGACATGTTTAATTCAACTAATGTTGCCCTTGTTCTAAAAGAGGTCATATGTTTAATATAACTACCTTCCTCTATTAGAGTTGCCATCAAATAAGAAATGACAGCTCCACTCaagatttttttagtttttaataaacaaatataaactacatACTGCACATGATGCATAAAGAAACTTAAAAATGAGCACTCACCTGTTCCATCATTGGCAATATCAATCCCATCAAAACTAAGGATAACATCTGATGGCTTCAAAACCTTGGATTCTGGAGCAGTAGGATCAATCCTTCTAATGCGCACACCTTTCTGGTCAGGTCTCATGCCAGTTGACATTCGCAGATCAGGGTTTTCCATTTTCTGCCACTCAACCCCTAGAATAGGGAACCCTTACAACAGAATGAGAAAGAACCATCTCAGTATATAAAGATTCAATTCTTGAAAAAATTAGCACACAGGTTAGCAACTTGTAAAAGTGAAATCTACATCTTAGTCTGTAGCTAACATATTACCAGTGTAGCCTCCATTCTTCTCGTAATCCCGGATGAAATGCATGATAACTGGTGTTGGAATGACATAACCTATATTCTCCGCATCTTCGTGCTTAAGGGACTGAAATGCAATCCCCACACAGTTTCCTTTATCATTAAATGCAGGTCCTCCAGAATTGCCAGAATTTATAGCAGCATCTATCTGCAAAAGAAACCTTAACGAGGGGAAATCAGGATACATTTAATGAATCACAACTAAAGATAAATTTGGTTTTGGGCTATACAACTTGATTAAATGTTTCTTTAGTGAGCTCCAATCACATGAGGGCTAATTCAATAAATTTGACTATGAAAGTACGGAACTCTCTGGAATAAGCTAAAAAGAGCTTCTTTTGATAAGCTATATAACAAGAAACTTATTGAGCTTTAGGTAAAATGAGCTCCTGGGAATCTTAGGCTATTTTCATAAGCTCAAATAAGCCCTCCCACAAGCCCTTCCAAACAGACATTAAATGATAAAGATGAAGACTAATAATTTCAACCTAACCTGTAAACCTAAAAGCTCTGTAGAACCATGAACATAAGATAGAATCTCAATGCGTGATACAACACCACTGGTCACCGAGATAGTATCTCCACCAATTGGGTAGCCCACAACAGTTACCGCATCTTGAAGTGCCGGCAACTCCCCAAACTGAACAGGTGACATCCCTTGCCAGAACTCATCATCATCCACTGTAAGCATGGCTGCAAGtgtaaaatcaaatatatcaattaggagtatttaaaatcaaatatatcaaTTAGGAGTATTTTAGAAAGTATAACCAAAAGCCTCCTATGTAATATTTTAGAGACCCTGGGACAACAGATAGTTGCTTTTTCATTGATTTTAACATGATTTTATAGTTAACATAGATTCCCAATGTGTTAGCAAACACGCATTATGAGTATACACAACCAAAAGCACTTAACGAGAAAGGTTGACacaatatttcataaaataaattagaatatcaacaaatcattttcaaatattgaATTCCAATTTGTTGATCCTTAATGAAGTCATCGTGCagataatatatttgtatacATTACTCTAATCTCATTCATATAATAAGCATGTGCAGTAACAAATATATGTTGGCTCCCTTCACTTATTCACTGCGATTGTGATAGATTTAAAGGAGGGAAAAGAGGAATAACTCAAATAACAGTTATAACCTCTGCAGCTGTATTCTTTTCTTTATAACTATCATGTAAGTGACTATTTTAAATAGTCAGGGGTTAGGAGGAAAAAGGGGTTGTTGATATTCTAGGACCTAAGTGGTTGTAGGAGAGTGAGGATGAAGTCCCTCAATTTTATTCTGGAACACTGTCTTCTACCTCTTTGGCAGAAGCAGTGCTGTTATAATAATTTCAGTCATATTTTGGTCTTTTTTGTTCGATATTACTAGTTGATCTTATCATAttgtcttattttaattttaattttcatatgcACCCTCTTTCGGAGGCAATCATGACTCAAACCTCACTAGTTATTGTCTAATGATTCCACTCCTCCATTTCCTAATTTTATCccattaaaagtaaataaaattacaattaaatcgAGAAAGCTAAATGATTTTGTTCTCTCCTCCGATAACTTCTCTACCTCCTTCCTGGTAGATAGGTTAAAAATACACTCTGGTCCTTTTTCAAACTTAATCCTTTCAATCAAATAACACTGCTGGAAGTAAAGATGATTTAGTTTGTTCCATTGAATGCCAACTTCCGAAAAAACTACAAATGCACTATGCTCAGACAAGAAGAGAACCAAGCATCGCGAATCACAATCCAATTTAAATACGAGTTCCAATTTgacatacataaaaaaatattgcaaacggaaataataaataaatgaaacaaGTTAACAAGGAGAGTGTGAGGTAAGGAGTTAGTTACCAATATCACATTCGGTTCCAATGGCAAGCACAGTGGCCAAGTACTTAGTATCAGAGCCACGTTTCTTGAGCTTGACCTGTGTGTAGTGTTCCACCGAATGCGCATTAGTCAGAACCCTTCTCCCGCCAATCACAAACCCGCTACTACTCGAGCTGTACTGTCTCTTCCGCTGCCACGGCAGCGAAAAATTCGGTTCCGTGTGGACACAAAACACCTTTACCACGGAGTCCATCTCCGGAATCACCCGCGCTTCCCACCCCTTGTCCACCTCCATCGCCACCAAAGTGGACACTCCGGCGTCGCCGGGAACCGAGAAGTCTCCTTTGTCCAGTGGACGGACAAGGCGGCGCCCCGTCGCAAGAGATAGAGGTTTTTCGGAGTGAACGGGGAGCTTTCTTGGGCGGCCACGGGCGCGGCGAACGCGGGGAGAGGCGGTGTTGTCGATGAGCTCGACGTTGCCGACGGAAAAGACGTCCTCCATTGAGGCAGCGTTGGCGGCGGAATTAGGCGCGACAGCAGCGGTTGCGGTGACGAGGGCAGGGGAGGGAGCGGGGATGGCGAGGTCTAGGGTTTCGGGGGCGGAGCTATTGGGTTTGTGTGCTCTCTTACGTTTGTTACCTGCCATCTCGTATTTGGGAAGTGTTTGTTACTGTTATTTGATATGGGAGAAAGATAGTGTGGATTTGTGCTGAGCAGAGGGAAGTGAACAAAGGAAGCAGAAGCAACAAAATGAAGGCGGAGGAGGGAATCCAAATCAAACAGAACTTCGTTTTATGCGGGTCTTGTCACTTTTCGATTTTTCCCGAGTAATTCACTcatactaatttaatatttataaggttaaaatacttccttcctttttttcaaaaatctcaaataaaatctaatatttttttttaatctcaattaggtttatactttttaaaatgtataagaaTTAGATTCATTTCGTTAGTACGGTATTAACAATATTAAGGATATATCATGTGTCAgctctttatttttttgaattttatttttgaaaactatTCATACCACGTGTCATATTGTATCACATGTCAAGTCAGTAAGATTATATGTGTCAAGTCATtctttgaatctcaatttggtcaatatatttattattttaattatattttagtcaattttttttaatttttacatccTCTCTAAATAGAggtcaaatttaacttttatataaattttataatgatatttttattaaacattttaataatattaagtttattttatattttttaaaaattttaaaatatttattttaacttgttacaacattgttttaaattatttatatacaaatgttagagttggtttaaaaataataattttataaatttaaa contains:
- the LOC114179420 gene encoding protease Do-like 9; the encoded protein is MAGNKRKRAHKPNSSAPETLDLAIPAPSPALVTATAAVAPNSAANAASMEDVFSVGNVELIDNTASPRVRRARGRPRKLPVHSEKPLSLATGRRLVRPLDKGDFSVPGDAGVSTLVAMEVDKGWEARVIPEMDSVVKVFCVHTEPNFSLPWQRKRQYSSSSSGFVIGGRRVLTNAHSVEHYTQVKLKKRGSDTKYLATVLAIGTECDIAMLTVDDDEFWQGMSPVQFGELPALQDAVTVVGYPIGGDTISVTSGVVSRIEILSYVHGSTELLGLQIDAAINSGNSGGPAFNDKGNCVGIAFQSLKHEDAENIGYVIPTPVIMHFIRDYEKNGGYTGFPILGVEWQKMENPDLRMSTGMRPDQKGVRIRRIDPTAPESKVLKPSDVILSFDGIDIANDGTVPFRHGERIGFSYLISQKYTGDNAAIEVMRNANILKFDIKLETHRRLIPSHSKGKPPSYYIIAGFVFTTVSVPYLRSEYGKDYEYEAPVKLLDKLLHSMPQSPDEQLVVVSQVLVADINIGYEDIVNIQVLAFNGKPVKNLKSLATMVESCNDEYLKFDLDYDQIVVLRTKTAKATTLDILATHCIPAAMSDDLKL